The Pediococcus inopinatus region GTAAGTTAAAGACAATTGGATAACCAAAAATCATTGGTTCGTTAATGTTAAATAATCCAGGAGCTAATGATAAGTTAGCAACTTGTCGAGACGATTTAACTTTACTGAAAATTAAAATAGCAATAATTAATGAAATTGTACTACCTGAACCACCAATCAATGTGTAACTACTTACAAATGATGTGGTGATGATATTTGGAATATGTGCAAATGAATGTGAATGAGCGTATGCGGTCATATTGGCATTCATGTTGATTAAAACTAGTGGATCCATTAAAGTTCCTGAAATAACAGTTTGATGGATACCAAGTGTAAACAGGAAGTTAGCTACTGTGTAAATGACACAGAATCCAACGATATTAGTATTAAATCTACGTAATGGCTCTTGAATCCACGTTTTGATTAAGTTAATCAAATCGGCATTGAAGAGACCTGCTAATAATGCGGCAATAAGAGCAAAGATTGACATTAAAATTAAAGCAGGGAGTAACACACTGAATGATGACGAAACTGCAGGTGGTACGTTTTCCCCTAAATGAATCTGTAAACTCTTGTAACTAGATAATTTGATGAAAAGACCTGTGGCCAAAAGACCAACAATAATCCCACCAAACATTCCTTGTGTCCCAGCATTAAGGTAACTAATTCCGCCAGTAACCGTAGCCATTTTGGCACCACCTGAAGCAACAGTGCCTAAAGCAATATTTCCTGGCATCATAATCATTAAACAAGCTAATGACATGGCAGACGCAGCAATTGGATTATCAAACCCTTTGTTTTTAGCTAAGGCATAACCAATCATGGGGGCTACTAACAAACCGGCAACGTTTAAAGTACCATTATTAATCGCATTACCAAACACCTGTACTTTTGCTAATGTGTCTCCATGGAATATCCAAGTAAACACGGTGTTATTGAGCAACACTCCTAGTCCGGCAATGATGAACACTGGCAAAATAACTGCGAACGCATCACGCAAGGAACGGAG contains the following coding sequences:
- a CDS encoding PTS sugar transporter subunit IIC — encoded protein: MSEDNNKSTSDKLENSGFIAKFTEIYVKVGNWVYLRSLRDAFAVILPVFIIAGLGVLLNNTVFTWIFHGDTLAKVQVFGNAINNGTLNVAGLLVAPMIGYALAKNKGFDNPIAASAMSLACLMIMMPGNIALGTVASGGAKMATVTGGISYLNAGTQGMFGGIIVGLLATGLFIKLSSYKSLQIHLGENVPPAVSSSFSVLLPALILMSIFALIAALLAGLFNADLINLIKTWIQEPLRRFNTNIVGFCVIYTVANFLFTLGIHQTVISGTLMDPLVLINMNANMTAYAHSHSFAHIPNIITTSFVSSYTLIGGSGSTISLIIAILIFSKVKSSRQVANLSLAPGLFNINEPMIFGYPIVFNLPLMIPFVLFPTIGSIIGYAATAAGWVRRTVVLVPWTTPPLIGPYLSTAGDWRAPLVQLFIIILGVFLYLPFMKISERVAQVQAEQQNA